The following are encoded in a window of Haliaeetus albicilla chromosome 1, bHalAlb1.1, whole genome shotgun sequence genomic DNA:
- the CCKAR gene encoding cholecystokinin receptor type A: MEIVDASFLGNGTNFTAFLCDIILENDTFFCVDDPPYPSKDLHQIIRILLYCLIFLLSILGNMLVITVLIRNKRMRTVTNTFLLSLAVSDLMLCLFCMPFTLIPNLLKDFIFGSAVCKTATYFMGVSVSVSTFNLVAISLERYSAICKPLQSRVWQTKSHALKVIAATWCVSFTIMSPYPIYSKLVPFTKYNNTTANMCRLLWPSDVIQQSWYTFLLLILFLIPGIIMMVAYGLISLELYRGIKFDASQRKSSRERKISTCSAKYEDGDGCYLNKTKRKRKMPLQQLSVTSHSKIERVRSSSSSANLMAKKLVIRMLMVIVILFFLCWTPIFSVNAWRAFDTTSADQRLSGAPISFIHLLSYTSACVNPIIYCFMNKRFRMGFLATFTCCAKQKPPVIRGEVGDEEEGKTTRASLSKCSYTHMSASAPP, translated from the exons ATGGAAATAGTTGATGCTAGCTTCCTTGGGAATGGTACCAATTTTACTGCTTTCCTGTGCGATATCATCTTGGAAAATGacacttttttctgtgtggatGATCCACCTTATCCTTCTAAAG ATTTGCATCAGATAATTCGGATTCTGCTGTATTGTTTGATATTTCTGCTCAGCATTTTGGGGAACATGCTGGTAATTACAGTGCTGATAAGAAACAAGCGGATGAGAACAGTCACCAACACGTTCCTGCTGTCACTAGCAGTCAGCGACCTGATGCTCTGCCTTTTCTGCATGCCATTCACCCTCATTCCCAACCTgctgaaagattttatttttggtagTGCTGTTTGCAAAACTGCCACTTATTTCATGG gTGTCTCTGTAAGTGTATCGACATTCAACCTGGTTGCCATCTCTCTGGAGAGATACAGTGCCATTTGCAAACCTCTGCAGTCCAGGGTCTGGCAGACAAAATCTCATGCCTTGAAAGTGATTGCTGCTACCTGGTGTGTTTCCTTTACTATCATGTCACCATACCCAATTTACAGCAAACTGGTACCTTTTACCAAGTATAACAACACCACTGCAAATATGTGTCGGCTCCTTTGGCCAAGTGATGTCATTCAGCAATCTTG GTACACTTTCCTGCTGCTCATACTCTTTCTTATACCTGGGATTATAATGATGGTTGCGTATGGCCTAATTTCTTTGGAACTCTACAGAGGAATAAAATTTGATGCCAGCCAGAGAAAATCTTCACGAG aaagaaaaataagtaccTGCAGCGCCAAATACGAGGATGGAGATGGATGCTACctcaacaaaaccaaaagaaaaaggaaaatgccatTGCAACAGCTCTCTGTTACTAGCCATAGCAAAATAGAGagggtgagaagcagcagctcttctgcCAACTTAATGGCCAAGAAACTCGTCATCCGCATGTTGATGGTGAtagtgattttgtttttcctttgctggactcCCATCTTCAGTGTCAATGCCTGGCGTGCGTTTGACACCACTTCGGCAGACCAACGTCTCTCAGGGGCTCCTATCTCCTTTATCCACTTGTTGTCCTACACTTCTGCCTGCGTGAACCCTATCATATACTGCTTTATGAACAAGCGTTTCCGCATGGGTTTTCTAGCCACTTTCACCTGCTGTGCAAAGCAAAAGCCCCCTGTAATACGGGGAGAAGTTGGTGATGAAGAGGAGGGGAAGACAACAAGGGCTTCACTCTCCAAATGTTCTTACACACACATGAGTGCATCTGCACCCCCCTGA